In Reinekea thalattae, a genomic segment contains:
- the cofH gene encoding 5-amino-6-(D-ribitylamino)uracil--L-tyrosine 4-hydroxyphenyl transferase CofH, which yields MSLHQLALDTESSTASTIQLDQIAADIRDILSQALNGEEISTEQAIKLFATEGAEYRALMQVADRVRQQRCGDVGSFVITRNINFTNVCYQGCKFCNFAKRKDDDDAEFLSLEEIANRAQEAWDRGATEVCIQGGLHPKMSIDFYRDILLTIKARLPSMHIHAFSPFEIWFGARRAKMSYRDFLTDLKQCGLDSMPGTAAEILDTEIRQQLTRNKLSTEDWVEIVKTAHQVGIRTTSTIMYGHIDQPKHWAEHLALLRDIQKQTGGFTEFVPLGFIHYETTLYNDNPDTVRPGPTRSEHFKMHAIARLMLQGQIDNIQASWVKMGPEVASQMLRCGANDLGGTLMNESISRAAGGDHGQEVQPEDMVANIHRAGLEAYQRSTFYKEVKAYPLAESMNQASVMLPEQQINCVSQSL from the coding sequence ATGTCCTTACATCAGCTCGCTTTAGACACCGAATCTTCAACGGCAAGCACGATTCAACTCGACCAAATAGCAGCGGACATCCGTGACATTTTAAGCCAAGCGCTGAACGGCGAAGAAATTTCTACCGAGCAGGCGATTAAGCTATTTGCCACAGAAGGCGCCGAGTATCGTGCTTTAATGCAGGTTGCCGATCGAGTTCGACAACAACGCTGTGGCGATGTTGGCAGCTTTGTCATTACTCGTAATATCAACTTTACCAACGTCTGCTATCAAGGCTGTAAGTTTTGTAACTTTGCAAAACGCAAAGACGACGATGACGCCGAATTTTTATCGCTCGAAGAAATTGCTAACCGCGCACAAGAAGCGTGGGATCGCGGCGCCACCGAAGTTTGTATTCAAGGCGGCTTGCATCCAAAAATGAGCATCGACTTTTATCGCGATATTCTGCTCACCATAAAAGCGCGCTTACCTAGCATGCATATTCATGCCTTTTCTCCGTTCGAAATTTGGTTCGGCGCTCGGCGTGCAAAAATGAGTTACCGAGATTTCTTAACCGACTTAAAACAGTGCGGCTTGGATTCTATGCCTGGCACGGCGGCAGAAATTTTAGACACAGAAATACGCCAGCAATTAACCCGCAATAAACTCAGTACCGAAGATTGGGTTGAGATTGTTAAGACCGCGCATCAGGTTGGCATTCGCACCACATCGACCATTATGTACGGTCATATTGATCAGCCAAAACATTGGGCCGAACATTTGGCGCTGCTGCGTGACATCCAAAAACAAACCGGCGGCTTTACCGAATTTGTGCCGCTGGGTTTCATCCATTACGAAACCACGCTGTACAACGATAACCCTGACACGGTTCGCCCCGGCCCAACTCGCAGTGAACATTTTAAAATGCATGCCATCGCTCGGCTCATGCTGCAAGGCCAGATCGATAACATTCAGGCCTCTTGGGTAAAAATGGGACCAGAAGTCGCTAGCCAAATGTTGCGTTGTGGCGCTAACGATTTAGGCGGCACTCTGATGAACGAAAGTATTTCGCGTGCCGCAGGCGGTGATCACGGCCAAGAAGTGCAGCCAGAAGACATGGTGGCGAATATTCATCGCGCCGGTTTAGAGGCTTATCAACGCTCTACGTTCTATAAAGAAGTTAAAGCCTATCCGTTGGCCGAGAGCATGAATCAGGCTAGCGTAATGCTACCGGAACAACAAATAAACTGCGTGAGCCAGTCGCTGTGA
- the cofD gene encoding 2-phospho-L-lactate transferase gives MSSLTNNSSLNNKDSLNNKSSAKITLLAGGVGGAKAAEGLNASRYRDGLSIIGNIGDDQAFHGLWVSPDIDTLTYSLGDRINREQGWGLAGDTCQVLNGLQQLGVDTWMQLGDLDFATHIYRTERRQRGERPQQIAEDIAVANGVNVSLILPTDDVVATRLRTQDGWLSFQDYFVRLRCAPDVLEVEYHNAEQAKANPEALAALTQADLIIIAPSNPILSIGAILAIDDLRTQLKARTVPAIAISPLIGGQAVKGPAEKIMTSLGMRADALGIAHYYQGLIDTLVIDSCDQHLQADIEALGIQVHVTNIWMKTPQDKERLMSEVAELALQTTVGELG, from the coding sequence GTGAGCTCTTTAACTAATAATAGCTCTTTAAACAACAAGGACTCTTTAAACAATAAGAGTTCGGCGAAGATCACACTATTAGCTGGCGGTGTCGGCGGAGCAAAAGCAGCCGAAGGGCTTAATGCTAGCCGTTACCGTGATGGGCTTTCGATCATCGGCAACATTGGTGATGACCAAGCCTTTCATGGCCTTTGGGTGTCTCCCGATATCGACACCCTGACTTACAGCTTAGGTGATCGCATCAACCGTGAACAAGGTTGGGGCTTGGCTGGCGATACCTGCCAAGTGCTCAACGGTTTGCAGCAGCTGGGCGTTGATACTTGGATGCAGTTAGGCGATTTAGATTTTGCCACTCACATTTATCGTACCGAACGACGACAGCGTGGCGAGCGTCCACAACAGATCGCAGAAGATATTGCCGTTGCAAACGGCGTCAACGTCAGCCTGATTTTACCGACCGACGACGTCGTTGCTACACGCCTAAGAACGCAAGACGGCTGGCTGTCGTTCCAAGATTATTTTGTTCGCTTGCGCTGTGCTCCTGACGTGCTCGAAGTTGAATACCACAATGCCGAGCAAGCCAAAGCCAACCCAGAAGCGCTTGCCGCCCTGACTCAAGCCGACCTTATTATCATTGCGCCCAGTAACCCGATTTTAAGCATTGGTGCGATTTTAGCGATCGATGATCTTCGCACTCAACTTAAAGCTCGTACCGTACCAGCCATAGCGATCTCACCATTAATTGGCGGCCAAGCGGTTAAAGGCCCAGCCGAAAAAATCATGACCAGCTTAGGTATGCGCGCCGATGCTTTAGGCATTGCACATTATTACCAAGGGTTGATCGACACGCTGGTCATCGACTCGTGCGACCAACACTTACAAGCCGATATCGAAGCGCTCGGCATTCAGGTGCATGTCACCAATATCTGGATGAAAACGCCACAAGATAAAGAGCGGCTGATGAGCGAAGTGGCCGAGCTGGCATTACAAACAACCGTGGGAGAACTTGGATGA
- the cofC gene encoding 2-phospho-L-lactate guanylyltransferase yields MKPNELNIVIPMKDPTKAKSRLRDVLAPQNRATLALTLYRNTLQFFAEFFPEANRLVVTESAQIAAIAKQYQADVLLEAKAQGLNQALNAATQWSLKHKFHYQLIIPADIAQLSAHEVNQLLLQMQQGHDVVIAQAKDGGTNALACSPPNAINFCYGKDSAEAHLQLARANGLAVKCLTLSQLSLDIDWPADLKQLHSSHQANPLTTFEPRAAL; encoded by the coding sequence ATGAAGCCGAATGAGCTAAACATCGTTATCCCGATGAAAGATCCGACTAAGGCGAAAAGCCGATTACGCGATGTGCTGGCACCACAAAACCGAGCCACATTGGCGTTAACGCTGTATCGAAACACGCTGCAATTTTTCGCGGAATTTTTCCCAGAGGCGAACCGCCTAGTGGTCACCGAATCCGCACAAATTGCTGCCATTGCCAAACAGTATCAGGCTGACGTTTTACTCGAAGCAAAGGCTCAAGGGTTAAACCAAGCACTGAACGCAGCAACGCAGTGGAGCTTAAAGCACAAGTTTCATTATCAACTGATTATCCCAGCAGATATCGCCCAATTGAGTGCACATGAAGTAAACCAGCTGTTACTGCAAATGCAACAGGGCCACGACGTCGTGATCGCCCAAGCCAAAGACGGCGGCACCAATGCATTGGCCTGTTCACCACCAAACGCCATTAATTTTTGTTACGGCAAAGATTCTGCCGAGGCGCATTTACAACTGGCACGAGCCAACGGCTTGGCAGTGAAATGCCTAACCCTAAGCCAACTCAGTTTGGACATTGATTGGCCGGCAGACCTTAAACAGCTGCACAGCTCGCACCAAGCCAACCCCTTAACCACTTTCGAGCCGAGGGCTGCTTTATGA
- the cofE gene encoding coenzyme F420-0:L-glutamate ligase yields the protein MTPASPQTSPVEMQVFSVAGLPDFQPGMDLSQAIIEALAAQNTELMAGDILVIAHKVVSKTEGAVIDIEQVTPSDEAIQLAAEVNKDPRKVEVILRQSSRIIRSMKRPEQEEGTIIAEHKLGFICANAAVDESNADHVGQLITLPDDPDASAMNVCNALEKHFGCQLGVVVSDTFGRPWRLGQTNVAVGLARVPAITKLDGSDAWGRELKVTAPAFADELAAASGLLMSKDGKCPVIIFRGLAWQASESKAQDILRSKREDLFR from the coding sequence ATGACACCAGCTTCACCCCAAACCAGCCCTGTGGAGATGCAAGTATTCAGCGTTGCAGGCTTGCCAGATTTCCAACCCGGCATGGATTTAAGCCAAGCCATTATCGAGGCATTGGCGGCACAAAATACCGAGCTAATGGCCGGTGATATTTTAGTTATCGCCCACAAGGTGGTTTCAAAAACCGAAGGTGCGGTGATCGATATCGAACAGGTAACGCCATCGGATGAGGCAATTCAACTGGCAGCCGAGGTCAATAAGGACCCGCGCAAGGTTGAAGTTATTTTGCGTCAATCAAGCCGAATCATTCGCAGCATGAAACGACCAGAGCAAGAAGAAGGCACCATCATCGCCGAACACAAACTCGGTTTTATTTGCGCCAATGCCGCCGTTGATGAGTCTAACGCTGACCACGTCGGCCAATTAATTACGCTACCGGATGATCCGGATGCCAGCGCAATGAATGTCTGCAATGCACTAGAAAAACACTTTGGTTGCCAATTGGGTGTTGTTGTTAGTGACACCTTTGGCCGACCTTGGCGACTCGGGCAAACCAACGTCGCCGTTGGCTTAGCCCGAGTACCTGCCATTACCAAGCTAGATGGCTCTGATGCTTGGGGTCGGGAATTAAAAGTCACGGCTCCAGCCTTTGCCGATGAATTAGCGGCGGCATCTGGCTTACTGATGAGTAAAGACGGCAAATGCCCGGTGATTATTTTTAGAGGCTTGGCATGGCAAGCAAGCGAGTCAAAAGCCCAAGATATTTTACGTTCTAAACGAGAGGATCTATTTCGATGA
- the npdG gene encoding NADPH-dependent F420 reductase: protein MTQTSTLAILGGTGPQGTGLALRFAKAGVPVVIGGRDADKAREHAKELSQQLPDGSAEITGTDNATATEQAGELVILSVPYAAHNATLSEIKPLLSDKVLIDIVVPLAPKNPKAVEMPPEGSATEAAQALLGEDIAVVGALHNVSAVTLNKVDQAINCDVLVCGNQLEPKRKVMALISKLGVNCYNAGLAESARCVEAITPILIRLNISKEVPFSHAGITICPPAEH, encoded by the coding sequence ATGACACAAACATCAACACTGGCCATTTTAGGTGGCACCGGACCACAGGGCACCGGCTTAGCTTTACGTTTTGCCAAAGCTGGCGTTCCGGTTGTGATTGGCGGACGCGATGCAGATAAAGCTCGCGAACACGCCAAAGAACTCAGTCAGCAACTGCCTGATGGCAGCGCAGAAATTACCGGCACTGACAACGCAACAGCAACCGAGCAGGCTGGCGAACTGGTTATTTTATCGGTGCCTTATGCAGCTCATAACGCAACGCTTAGCGAAATTAAACCTCTGTTAAGCGACAAGGTTTTAATCGACATTGTTGTGCCATTGGCTCCGAAAAATCCTAAGGCGGTTGAAATGCCACCCGAAGGTTCGGCTACCGAAGCGGCCCAAGCCTTATTGGGCGAAGACATTGCTGTTGTCGGTGCACTGCACAATGTTTCTGCGGTAACGCTAAACAAGGTTGATCAAGCCATTAACTGTGACGTTCTTGTCTGCGGTAATCAATTAGAACCGAAACGCAAAGTTATGGCATTAATTTCTAAACTGGGTGTTAACTGCTACAACGCAGGTCTGGCAGAAAGCGCTCGATGCGTTGAAGCCATTACGCCTATTTTAATTCGCCTCAACATTTCTAAAGAGGTGCCATTCAGTCATGCGGGTATCACCATTTGCCCACCGGCTGAACATTAA
- a CDS encoding TIGR03842 family LLM class F420-dependent oxidoreductase: protein MEFGITFKGFVSPDRARKLVRQAEEAGFTYCWFYDSHILWRESFVAMAMCMEHTTKMRFGPCVTNPNIRDWSLAASLYGSLALQSEGRIDIGLGRGDSSMRVMGKKPAPLARVAEFTQKVKAMVKGEEEVSYGECASPVKFPWANGYDLPVWIAAYGPKALATAGEHGDGLILQIAEPQLVKWFCDQSLEAGKAAGRDMSNFKVQAAAPAYFGSKEECIEATKWFPAMVGNHVADIVEKYGSDSGLVPRSLTDYIESRKGYDYSKHGQSDNPYLDFISDEIIESFSVLGSVDDHIAKIKKLEEAGTTQFNIYLDNGDEENIIANYGNHIIPKFQG from the coding sequence ATGGAATTTGGTATTACTTTTAAAGGCTTTGTAAGCCCAGATCGTGCCCGTAAACTGGTTCGCCAAGCAGAAGAAGCTGGCTTTACCTATTGCTGGTTTTATGACTCACACATTCTTTGGCGCGAATCTTTTGTTGCCATGGCAATGTGTATGGAACACACCACCAAAATGCGTTTTGGCCCTTGTGTGACTAACCCTAACATCCGTGATTGGTCATTAGCGGCCAGCCTTTATGGCAGCTTGGCATTACAAAGTGAAGGCCGTATTGATATCGGTTTGGGCCGTGGTGATTCATCGATGCGTGTTATGGGTAAAAAACCTGCACCGCTTGCTCGCGTTGCCGAATTCACTCAAAAAGTAAAAGCCATGGTCAAGGGTGAAGAAGAAGTCAGCTATGGCGAATGCGCCTCGCCGGTGAAATTCCCTTGGGCTAATGGTTATGATCTACCAGTTTGGATTGCCGCTTACGGACCAAAAGCACTGGCGACAGCAGGTGAACATGGCGATGGTTTGATTCTACAAATTGCCGAGCCACAATTGGTTAAATGGTTCTGCGATCAATCTTTAGAAGCGGGTAAAGCAGCAGGCCGCGATATGTCTAACTTTAAAGTTCAGGCAGCGGCTCCGGCTTACTTCGGCAGCAAAGAAGAATGCATCGAAGCAACCAAATGGTTCCCTGCGATGGTGGGTAACCACGTTGCCGATATTGTTGAAAAATACGGCAGCGACTCTGGCTTAGTGCCTCGCAGCTTGACCGACTATATCGAAAGCCGAAAAGGTTACGACTACTCGAAGCATGGCCAAAGCGACAACCCATATTTAGACTTTATCTCTGATGAAATTATCGAAAGTTTTTCTGTATTAGGCAGCGTTGATGATCACATTGCTAAAATCAAAAAACTGGAAGAAGCCGGTACGACTCAGTTTAATATTTATCTAGATAATGGCGATGAAGAAAACATCATTGCTAATTACGGCAATCATATTATCCCTAAGTTTCAAGGCTAA
- a CDS encoding TetR/AcrR family transcriptional regulator, with translation MKQEKSAVPVRRKLADIRKGNSEQILTVAEKVFAERGYRGTTIAAIAEEAELPKANVLYYFKSKEALYRTVLSQQLTIWMRHMDAMTVEQHPRDALVSYIKNKIQQSQEHPHASKIFAAEILHGAEFLRQQLETDLKDQFERTCEVFRGWIAKKWMDPISPEHLIFMLWTSTQGYADHALQSCIMLEKNRLGDEDYDAGIELITRLVLKGCGIRLDE, from the coding sequence ATGAAACAGGAAAAAAGTGCAGTGCCGGTACGTCGCAAACTTGCAGACATCCGCAAAGGAAATTCTGAGCAGATCCTAACTGTGGCAGAAAAAGTTTTTGCCGAACGTGGCTATCGTGGCACAACCATTGCGGCAATTGCAGAAGAGGCCGAGTTACCAAAAGCCAATGTGCTGTATTATTTTAAATCGAAAGAGGCGCTATATCGCACGGTACTCAGTCAGCAATTGACGATTTGGATGCGGCACATGGATGCCATGACCGTTGAGCAACACCCGCGCGATGCATTGGTGAGTTATATTAAAAATAAAATTCAGCAATCCCAAGAACACCCTCATGCATCAAAAATATTTGCCGCCGAAATATTGCATGGCGCTGAATTTTTACGGCAGCAATTAGAAACAGATTTGAAAGATCAGTTTGAGCGAACCTGCGAAGTATTTCGTGGCTGGATCGCAAAGAAATGGATGGATCCGATCAGTCCAGAACATTTAATCTTCATGCTATGGACATCAACACAAGGCTATGCCGATCATGCATTGCAAAGCTGCATCATGCTAGAAAAAAACCGCCTCGGGGATGAAGACTATGATGCCGGTATCGAGCTGATTACGCGCCTTGTACTAAAAGGCTGTGGTATTCGTTTAGACGAGTAG
- a CDS encoding DUF3185 family protein, translating into MKNKYIGIILIVIGTVLAYWGYQEFDSAGSQFNRALGGDISMEALVGLVGGAVCIVVGIFRVK; encoded by the coding sequence ATGAAAAACAAATACATTGGTATTATTTTAATCGTGATTGGTACTGTGCTCGCTTACTGGGGTTACCAAGAATTCGATTCTGCTGGCTCACAGTTTAATCGTGCTTTAGGTGGCGATATCAGCATGGAAGCATTAGTCGGATTAGTCGGCGGTGCTGTTTGTATTGTGGTCGGAATTTTCCGCGTTAAATAA
- a CDS encoding class I SAM-dependent methyltransferase: MTDTSLSKQAQQQSAAMDHIAQLYQQAFSDNPTQVEASQWLAEQLPKGAKVLDVGCGSGVPTAKLLADQEMDVLGIDFSSKMIELAQQQVANAKFQIMDISNIDFEAESFDAIACFFSLLMLKKEDIVSSLKQLYQTLKPGGYFLISMVEGDFDYIEIPFFDTKVNVSAYTKSALESELTAAGFSIIKSHDVEFRAYKEAAAEQQIFIYCQRN; this comes from the coding sequence ATGACTGACACGTCACTTTCGAAACAGGCACAGCAACAATCAGCCGCTATGGACCATATTGCCCAACTGTATCAACAGGCGTTTAGCGACAACCCAACGCAAGTTGAAGCCAGCCAGTGGTTGGCCGAACAACTGCCTAAAGGAGCTAAAGTACTGGATGTCGGTTGCGGTAGCGGTGTACCAACGGCCAAGCTATTAGCCGACCAAGAGATGGATGTTCTAGGCATCGACTTTTCCAGCAAGATGATCGAGTTAGCTCAACAACAGGTCGCCAATGCCAAGTTTCAAATTATGGATATTAGTAATATCGATTTTGAAGCCGAAAGCTTCGATGCCATTGCTTGTTTCTTCTCATTATTAATGCTGAAAAAAGAGGATATTGTCAGCTCTCTTAAACAGCTCTACCAAACCTTAAAACCTGGTGGCTACTTCCTTATCTCGATGGTTGAGGGTGACTTTGACTATATCGAAATTCCTTTTTTCGATACTAAAGTTAATGTTTCTGCCTATACGAAATCAGCACTAGAAAGTGAATTAACAGCCGCAGGTTTCAGTATTATTAAAAGCCATGACGTCGAATTTCGTGCTTATAAAGAGGCCGCAGCTGAGCAGCAAATATTTATTTATTGCCAGCGTAACTAG
- a CDS encoding GGDEF domain-containing response regulator, with translation MAAVLIVEDSKMVMKVLKHVASREVLEHDVIYAQSRAEANKQLESRSDWLAAIIDLNLPDAPNGELVDDALEKGIPVVVLTGSVDDEKRELLTRKGIVDYVLKEGRYSYQYAVNLINRLTKNQSIKVLVAEDSTATRSYIREVLKRNLFQVVEASDGQEALNAILADDEIRLVLTDYNMPNMDGFELVHELRHKHEKVDLVIIGLSSANESHLSAKFIKSGANDFLFKPFSQEEFACRIFQAVESMERLEEMRRAAYTDLLTGVGNRRHLIEKARTAFAQAYESGNPLALAAIDIDQFKHINDDYGHDAGDAILVAFAAQLQQSFGRFIVARTGGQEFCILFSGLSSEQAAKMVDLVRQQVENEFYQTSVGEVSMTFSAGIAQLPAENLEALMSDADQQLQAAKEAGRNQVSFT, from the coding sequence GTGGCGGCAGTATTAATAGTTGAAGATTCAAAAATGGTCATGAAAGTGCTTAAGCACGTTGCTTCGCGAGAAGTCTTAGAGCATGACGTTATTTATGCACAATCACGTGCAGAGGCCAATAAACAGCTAGAAAGTCGCTCTGACTGGCTGGCGGCTATTATTGACCTAAACCTTCCCGATGCACCTAACGGTGAATTGGTCGATGATGCTTTAGAAAAAGGCATCCCTGTCGTCGTACTGACAGGCAGTGTCGACGATGAAAAGCGCGAACTACTGACGCGTAAAGGCATTGTCGACTATGTATTAAAAGAAGGTCGCTACAGCTACCAATACGCCGTTAATCTGATTAATCGCCTGACCAAAAACCAGTCGATCAAGGTATTAGTCGCTGAAGACTCAACCGCCACTCGCAGCTATATTCGTGAAGTATTGAAACGTAATTTATTCCAAGTGGTTGAAGCGAGCGACGGCCAAGAAGCACTGAATGCGATCTTGGCTGACGATGAAATCCGCCTTGTGCTAACCGACTACAACATGCCAAACATGGACGGCTTTGAGTTGGTACATGAATTACGCCATAAACACGAGAAAGTCGATCTCGTCATTATTGGCTTATCTTCGGCAAACGAAAGCCATCTATCGGCTAAGTTTATTAAAAGCGGCGCTAACGACTTTCTATTTAAACCCTTCTCGCAAGAAGAGTTCGCCTGCCGTATTTTCCAAGCGGTGGAATCCATGGAGCGGCTCGAAGAGATGCGCCGCGCTGCCTATACCGATTTATTAACCGGTGTTGGCAACCGTCGTCATCTGATCGAAAAAGCTCGCACCGCCTTTGCTCAAGCTTATGAATCGGGCAATCCATTGGCGCTGGCGGCTATCGACATCGACCAGTTTAAGCATATCAACGATGACTATGGCCACGATGCTGGCGACGCCATTCTGGTAGCCTTTGCCGCTCAGCTACAACAATCCTTTGGTCGCTTTATTGTTGCTCGTACCGGCGGCCAAGAGTTTTGCATTCTGTTCTCAGGCTTAAGCAGTGAGCAGGCAGCTAAAATGGTCGACCTAGTTCGACAGCAGGTCGAAAATGAGTTTTATCAAACCTCGGTTGGTGAAGTCAGTATGACCTTCAGTGCCGGTATCGCTCAATTACCAGCAGAGAACCTAGAGGCATTAATGAGTGATGCAGACCAACAGCTGCAAGCTGCCAAAGAAGCCGGCCGTAATCAGGTCAGTTTCACCTAA
- a CDS encoding ABC transporter substrate-binding protein has product MRILTYSLMLALGVSAQATTFKWAGTTDPQTMDPHAVNSAPVLGFLNNIYEGLVRRGPDMSIEPSLATAWEPIGNGEGWRFHLRQDVSFHNGAEFNADDVVFSYQRASSEPADVKGWFAPIESVKKVDDYTVDFYTSAPNPIFPDSIANWMIMDSDWAKEVGAELPNKDAGNAATLQTNGTGAYMLKNRQPGLETTLVRFNSWWGGETGNITEATFTPIQNPATAVAALLSGDVDMINPVPIQDAARLEGNANVRVIKGIEARVIMLGFAQGADTLKYGANKGEPNPFLEPKVRQAVAHAINVPAILRTIMRGNAEPASQLVSPAMRGYSTEHSARPEFDVAKAKALLAEAGYADGFSFGLKCPNDRYLNDEAVCQAVTSMLAKVGINAELDAMPVRNYWPELREDNFDMYLLGWSPGTFDHEHPIRFLASTPNAEKKLGSWNFGDYSNSRIDELLPMIQSEIDDSKRQAMIDEVTELYQSEQAYVPLYIQPLVWGTGADVSLVQRPDNFFILRWASVN; this is encoded by the coding sequence TTGAGAATCCTAACCTACAGCTTAATGCTAGCGCTTGGTGTTAGCGCCCAAGCCACCACTTTTAAATGGGCCGGCACTACCGACCCTCAAACCATGGACCCTCACGCCGTTAACTCTGCGCCGGTTCTTGGCTTCCTGAATAACATCTATGAAGGCCTCGTTCGTCGCGGTCCTGATATGTCTATTGAACCTTCTTTAGCAACCGCTTGGGAGCCGATTGGTAATGGCGAAGGCTGGCGCTTCCATTTACGTCAAGATGTCAGCTTCCATAACGGTGCCGAATTTAACGCCGACGATGTCGTGTTCTCTTATCAACGTGCCAGCTCAGAACCTGCCGATGTGAAAGGCTGGTTTGCACCTATTGAGTCAGTCAAAAAAGTCGACGACTACACGGTCGATTTTTATACCAGTGCGCCAAACCCTATTTTCCCAGACAGCATTGCTAACTGGATGATTATGGATTCTGACTGGGCAAAAGAAGTCGGAGCTGAACTGCCAAATAAAGACGCAGGCAATGCCGCAACGCTACAAACTAATGGCACTGGCGCTTACATGCTAAAAAACCGCCAGCCGGGTTTAGAAACCACCCTAGTGCGTTTTAATAGTTGGTGGGGAGGCGAAACTGGCAATATTACTGAGGCCACCTTTACGCCAATTCAAAACCCAGCAACAGCCGTTGCCGCTTTGCTGTCTGGCGATGTTGATATGATCAACCCGGTACCGATTCAAGATGCCGCTCGCTTAGAAGGCAATGCCAATGTTCGTGTGATTAAAGGCATTGAAGCTCGCGTTATTATGCTTGGCTTTGCTCAAGGCGCAGACACATTAAAGTACGGTGCCAACAAGGGTGAGCCGAATCCATTCTTGGAACCTAAAGTGCGCCAAGCGGTTGCACACGCGATTAACGTACCGGCGATTCTGCGTACTATTATGCGTGGTAATGCAGAACCTGCGAGCCAGTTAGTCAGCCCTGCGATGCGTGGTTACTCAACTGAGCACAGCGCTCGCCCTGAATTTGATGTCGCCAAAGCGAAAGCTCTATTGGCCGAAGCTGGCTACGCGGATGGTTTCTCATTTGGCCTAAAATGCCCGAACGACCGCTATCTCAATGACGAGGCCGTTTGCCAAGCGGTGACCTCAATGCTTGCCAAAGTTGGTATTAACGCAGAGCTCGACGCCATGCCTGTTCGTAACTACTGGCCAGAATTGCGCGAAGATAACTTCGATATGTACTTACTCGGCTGGTCGCCAGGTACGTTCGACCACGAGCACCCAATTCGCTTTTTAGCCTCAACACCCAATGCTGAGAAAAAACTCGGCTCATGGAACTTTGGTGATTACTCCAACAGCCGTATCGATGAACTGTTGCCGATGATTCAATCAGAAATTGACGACTCAAAACGTCAGGCCATGATTGATGAAGTCACCGAGCTTTATCAAAGCGAACAGGCTTATGTGCCGCTGTACATTCAGCCGTTAGTCTGGGGTACTGGCGCAGACGTAAGCTTGGTGCAGCGTCCAGACAACTTCTTTATTTTGCGTTGGGCCTCAGTAAACTAA